One Tachypleus tridentatus isolate NWPU-2018 chromosome 3, ASM421037v1, whole genome shotgun sequence DNA window includes the following coding sequences:
- the LOC143245783 gene encoding kinesin-like protein KIF13A yields the protein MGISVQASGIRVENDKHYLVNLNADPSLNELLVYYLKDQTLVGRPDAPVEQDIQLLGLGIMPEHCIITVENLDVFIIPRDGARFEYGLVLWWNSRFQSWI from the exons ATGGGCATTTCTGTGCAAGCCTCTGGAATCAGGGTGGAAAATGACAAACATTACCTGGTCAACCTAAATGCTGATCCGTCTCTGAATGAACTTTTAGTATATTATCTTAAA GATCAAACATTGGTGGGTCGACCCGATGCTCCTGTTGAACAGGATATACAGCTCTTGGGGTTGGGAATAATGCCAGAGCACTGCATCATTACAGTAGAAAACTTGGATGTCTTCATAATCCCCAGAGATGGAGCTAG GTTTGAGTATGGATTGGTCCTGTGGTGGAACTCTAGATTTCAGAGCTGGATTTGA
- the LOC143245784 gene encoding uncharacterized protein LOC143245784 translates to MVVTLSASFLSMVVTLSASFLSMVVTTKIDPDPGISDSHPLDSSLKNDGSLNGVEYFRCKPCFGIFVRPEKLTLYKGRRNTSISDRLVRSTSSDEGFLVGKFSSRRRSYDGNHPLSAKGYSLNSKRKYISEEPVTRTMMRSYSGTEGVGVSLTRKQICRSRYYKGNQ, encoded by the exons ATGGTTGTCACACTAAGTGCTTCTTTCCTCTCCATGGTTGTCACACTAAGTGCTTCTTTCCTCTCCATGGTTGTCACCACTAA GATTGATCCAGATCCTGGAATCAGTGATTCCCATCCACTGGATTCATctct GAAGAATGATGGATCTTTGAATGGTGTAGAGTATTTTCGGTGCAAACCCTGCTTCGGTATATTTGTCCGACCCGAGAAACTGACATTGTACAAGGGAAGAAGAAACACTAGTATTTCAGATAGATTGGTTCGGTCTACTAGTAGTGACGAAG GATTTTTGGTTGGGAAGTTTTCTTCACGACGCAGAAGTTATGATGGAAATCATCCATTGTCAGCCAAGGGCTACAGTTTAAactcaaaaagaaaatatatttcagaagaaCCTGTAACAAGGACCATGATGAGGAGTTATAGTGGGACAGAAGGTGTAGGAGTGTCATTGACACGGAAACAAATTTGTAGATCTAGGTATTACAAGGGTAACCAGTAG